A region of the Myxococcus stipitatus DSM 14675 genome:
GGCGCATCCTGGGGCCGGTGGTGGCCGCGTGGGGACTGGCCATGGGGGGCGTGGCCTGGGTGCTCCTGGCCAATGCGGTGTCGTTCGGCGCGGTGCTGCTGGCGGTGGCGCAGGTGAAGTCGGAGGCGCAGGTCGCGCGGCCCGCGACGCAGGAGGGCTTCTGGAGTCAGCTCTCCGCGGGCGTGCGCATGGCGCGCGGCGACGCGGTGATCTGGGGCGCGATGCTGGGGTTGTTCATGGTCGCCATCTTCATCTCGCCCTTCATCGCGCTGGTGCCGGTGTTCGCGCTCCAGGTGTTGGGGGCGGGGGCCTCCGCCGCGTCGATGCTCATCTCGATGCAGGGGCTGGGGGCGCTGTTGGCCTCGGGGTTGGTGGGGCCCCTGTCCGCGCGCTGGGGACGGGAGCGGGTGCTGGACATCGCGATGGTGGTGATGGGGCCGGTGACGGCGATGTACTGGCTGTCGCCCACGTTGCCCGTGGCGATGGGGACGATGTTCGTGGTGGGCGCGTTCTATCTGGTGCTGATTGCCGGGCTGAACACGCGCTGCCAGGAGCGCACGCCTCGGGAGCTCCAGGGGCGGGTGAGCAGCCTCGCGATGTTGTTGATCAACGTGGGGTACTCGTTCGGCGTCTGGGCGCAGGGGGCGCTCGCGGACCGCGTGGGCGTGAGGCCCACGACGGCGGGCGCGGCGGTGTTGTTCCTGGGCGTGGTGCTGATGGTTCGGCTGCGACGCGCGCGAGGCGTGGCGGTCGCGAGCACCTGACGCGGGCTCAGCGCGAGCGGTTGGCGGCGGGGAGCAGGGCCAGGACGCGGGCCAGCACGGCGACGCCTTCTTCGTACTCGGGCAGCTCGATGTGCTCGTGGGGCGTGTGGTCCAGGGACGAGTCCCCGGGGCCGTAGGCGACGGTGGGCACGTTCCAGGTGCTGGCCACGGTGTTCCAGTCGGAGGTGCCGGCCTTGACGCGAAGGGTGGGGCGTGCGCCTCGCTCTCGGATGGACTGCTTGAAGGCGCGGGTGAGCGGGTCGTTTCCGTCGGTGGAGACGGCCTGCTTGGCGGACACGGTCTTCACGCGGACGTCGGGGACGCTGGAGAGGCAGGAGACAAGGGTGTCCACCTCGGTGGTGGGGCCGGTGCGGACGTTGAGCTGGGCGGTGGCCCACTCGGTGTCTTCGTCGGTGCCGGTGTGGAAGGAGAGCAGGGCGGGGATGTCCTGCTCGAAGAGGGAGGCGCCGGTGTTGCGCTCATCGCAGCGGCGGCGCAGGGCGTTCCACGAGTCGACGAGGCGCTCGGCCGGGGCGCGGTAGCCACGGCTGGCGGTGTGGCGGCGCGCGGCGCGGTACTCGAGCTCCAGGCGGACGAGTCCCTTGTAGCCGACGGTGATGGCGTGAGCGCCGCTGGGCTCGCCGTTGATGACGAAGTCGGGTCGGTGGTGGTCGCGTGCGTG
Encoded here:
- a CDS encoding M20/M25/M40 family metallo-hydrolase → MRAREQSAELLRWMLEHYSPSHHEAVFSRALVQRLEHRGWRAHVDEAGNTVASLGDGDTCVALLGHIDTVPGEIPVRLDGTRLFGRGAVDAKGALAAFIEAVELLEDSERAGKRFLLLGCVEEEVAITRGAFHARDHHRPDFVINGEPSGAHAITVGYKGLVRLELEYRAARRHTASRGYRAPAERLVDSWNALRRRCDERNTGASLFEQDIPALLSFHTGTDEDTEWATAQLNVRTGPTTEVDTLVSCLSSVPDVRVKTVSAKQAVSTDGNDPLTRAFKQSIRERGARPTLRVKAGTSDWNTVASTWNVPTVAYGPGDSSLDHTPHEHIELPEYEEGVAVLARVLALLPAANRSR
- a CDS encoding MFS transporter, which translates into the protein MTTASAESLSSFRAFRHREFVAMWLGALVSNVGTWMEVLALGVFVTEMTGRAEWTGGVAALTYLPSLILSPLGGALADRFDRRVYIAVCALAQALLAGVLAALAFNGRLTVEAVAVISFLNGCVHVVSGPGFTALLAGLVPKEDLHSALTLTSAQFNLGRILGPVVAAWGLAMGGVAWVLLANAVSFGAVLLAVAQVKSEAQVARPATQEGFWSQLSAGVRMARGDAVIWGAMLGLFMVAIFISPFIALVPVFALQVLGAGASAASMLISMQGLGALLASGLVGPLSARWGRERVLDIAMVVMGPVTAMYWLSPTLPVAMGTMFVVGAFYLVLIAGLNTRCQERTPRELQGRVSSLAMLLINVGYSFGVWAQGALADRVGVRPTTAGAAVLFLGVVLMVRLRRARGVAVAST